Proteins encoded in a region of the Drosophila gunungcola strain Sukarami chromosome 3L unlocalized genomic scaffold, Dgunungcola_SK_2 000005F, whole genome shotgun sequence genome:
- the LOC128259596 gene encoding uncharacterized protein LOC128259596 gives MVDLKILNLNDDCLFLILKYLSIKDLINLADTSIKFRHILLSRPPAFYPVFHGNQADGNKPVLYYSSVAIKLMRIVSNKVKTLGVIQGHGYDREDLGNVVRDFRILTKAKNKIDLRHCLGEKPRLEDMLRFSSYTRDYLSVNIPSCICYLEEFFQLIPDLRELRLSGFAKCSDCVRLILKCFPKLDELWIRGTCLKLPSDYELISQMGSLTRLSLNVGGPNCLAPLANLTELRSLYVESIYSYISPVEILDIIQKCKKLEFLYCYYINHGQQPHDSIANLFRRIKSIRDPSQQNPLQLHTYLDPPLSEENKKLIDKAYFEYRRQP, from the exons ATGGTTgaccttaaaattttaaatttaaatgacgATTGTCTCTTTCTTATATTAAAGTATCTAAGCATTAAAGACCTCATAAATCTAGCGGATACCTCTATTAAGTTTCGACACATTTTGTTGAGTAGGCCGCCTGCTTTTTATCCAGTTTTCCATGGAAACCAAGCCGATGGCAATAAGCCAGTGTTATATTACTCCTCGGTGGCTATTAAACTCATGAGAATCGTATCAAATAAAGTGAAAACTCTGGGTGTGATACAGGGACATGGTTATGACAGAGAGGATCTTGGCAACGTCGTTCGAGATTTTCGAATTctaacaaaagcaaaaaacaaaatagatcTGCGACATTGCCTTGGAGAAAAACCCAGACTTGAGGATATGTTACGATTTTCCTCCTATA cTCGTGACTATTTGAGTGTAAACATACCTTCTTGTATTTGTTACCTTGAGGAGTTTTTTCAACTTATTCCTGATTTGCGGGAACTACGACTTTCCGGATTCGCCAAATGTTCAGATTGTGTTCGACTTATACTGAAATGCTTTCCTAAGCTGGATGAACTCTGGATTCGGGGAACCTGTCTCAAACTTCCATCTGATTATGAATTGATATCACAGATGGGCTCTTTAACGAGACTCTCACTTAATGTTGGTGGACCCAATTGCTTAGCACCTTTGGCCAATTTAACTGAACTTCGATCTTTGTATGTGGAGAGTATATATAGCTACATATCCCCAGTAGAAATTTTAGATATCATTCAGAAGTGTAAGAAGTTGGAGTTTCTGTACTGCTATTATATAAATCATGGTCAACAGCCCCATGATTCCATTGCAAATCTCTTTAGGAGAATTAAGTCGATCCGAGACCCAAGCCAACAGAATCCACTTCAGTTGCATACATATTTGGACCCACCTTTGTCTGAAGAAAAT AAAAAGCTGATCGATAAGGCTTACTTCGAATATCGCCGCCAGCCCTAG
- the LOC128259308 gene encoding LOW QUALITY PROTEIN: uncharacterized protein LOC128259308 (The sequence of the model RefSeq protein was modified relative to this genomic sequence to represent the inferred CDS: inserted 1 base in 1 codon): protein MVALNILNLNDDCLYHILKYPSINDLINLADTSTRFRQILLSRQPDFYPVFHGKPVLYYSTVAIKLMRIVSKNEKTLEVIQGHDYDTEDLDNEVRGFQFLTKAKNKIELRHCLGEIPRREDLYLFPCFNRDYLSVNIPSCICYLEEFFHLMSDLRELRISGFAKCSDCIRLILKCFPKLDELWIRGNCLKLPSDYELISQMGSLTKFSVYVGGPNCLPPLANLNELRTLYVERIYXYISPTKIIDDIIIFNSPFLYITFS, encoded by the exons ATGGTTGCcctcaatattttaaatttaaatgacgACTGTCTTTATCATATATTAAAGTATCCAAGCATCAACGACCTCATAAATCTAGCCGATACTTCTACAAGGTTTCGACAGATTTTGTTGAGTAGGCAGCCTGACTTTTATCCAGTTTTCCATGGAAAGCCAGTGTTATATTACTCAACGGTGGCCATTAAACTCATGAGAATCGTATCAAAAAACGAGAAAACTCTGGAGGTGATACAAGGACATGATTATGATACGGAGGATCTTGATAACGAAGTGCGAGGTTTTCAATTTCTTACAaaagctaaaaacaaaatagaattGCGACATTGCCTTGGAGAAATACCCAGACGTGAGGATCTGTATCTTTTTCCCTGCTTTA ATCGAGACTATTTGAGTGTAAATATACCTTCTTGTATTTGTTACCTTGAGGAGTTTTTTCACCTTATGTCCGATTTGCGGGAGCTCCGAATTTCCGGATTCGCCAAGTGTTCAGATTGTATTCGACTTATACTGAAATGCTTTCCTAAGCTGGATGAACTCTGGATCCGTGGAAACTGCCTCAAACTTCCATCTGACTACGAATTGATATCACAGATGGGCTCTTTAACGAAATTCTCAGTTTACGTTGGTGGACCCAATTGCCTACCACCGTTGGCCAATTTAAATGAACTTCGGACTCTATATGTGGAGAGAATAT TCTACATATCCccaacaaaaattatagatgatataattatttttaacagtCCATTTTTATACATTACCTTTTCTTAA
- the LOC128259595 gene encoding uncharacterized protein LOC128259595 isoform X3 → MRLSNFHWIVSIIICAIGIEGQPSGMKNRGRFVSSLGGDFEAEANGVRRMERSNSGGLLEADTIASGMGIQAADPSVINTSQMLPNPAAAAPGSAICDFYQPNWQTQQLELQPQQQQQPGCSSSRINQGTPNAYTEQDEIEQRRHELRNLVQHLYVAQARVQLEATEIKKAQSVASSAQSQLEESANHVRSITATLHTAQQEVAASAIRAQIAQLQLAAHDQLLFAARQDVDALSSQMVGLQAAEGIVQPKLTVDLHALLEKLKQPLQQYDRPTAVPAIAPSLPGTSTHQQQLLMQQQQMGQAQGQGQGQGPFNPAGGGGVGPSDFSSLPRVNVPLYAT, encoded by the exons ATGCGCCTAAGCAATTTCCATTGGATCG TGTCTATAATTATCTGCGCAATCGGCATAGAAGGGCAACCAAGCGGTATGAAAAATCGCGGAAGGTTCGTTTCTTCACTGGGCGGTGATTTCGAGGCGGAGGCAAATGGAGTTCGGAGAATGGAGCGTTCCAATTCTGGAGGCCTGCTGGAAGCTGATACTATTG CTTCCGGCATGGGAATTCAGGCTGCGGATCCAAGTGTGATAAACACTAGCCAAATGCTTCCGAATCCCGCTGCCGCCGCCCCAGGCTCAGCTATTTGCGACTTCTATCAACCCAACTGGCAGACGCAGCAGTTGGAGCTACagccgcaacagcagcagcagccgggCTGTTCTTCGAGCCGGATCAATCAGGGGACACCCAATGCCTACACCGAACAAGATGAGATCGAGCAGCGGCGCCACGAGCTGCGCAATCTCGTCCAGCATTTGTATGTGGCCCAGGCGAGGGTTCAGCTGGAGGCCACCGAGATTAAGAAGGCGCAGTCGGTGGCCAGTTCGGCGCAGTCGCAGCTGGAGGAGTCTGCCAACCATGTGAGGAGCATTACCGCAACATTGCACACCGCCCAGCAGGAAGTGGCCGCTTCGGCGATTCGGGCCCAGATTGCCCAACTCCAGTTGGCCGCCCACGATCAGCTGTTGTTTGCCGCCCGCCAGGATGTGGATGCGTTGTCCTCCCAAATGGTGGGTCTGCAGGCCGCCGAGGGCATTGTCCAGCCCAAGCTCACAGTGGATCTGCATGCTCTGCTGGAGAAGTTGAAGCAGCCTCTGCAGCAATATGATCGCCCCACCGCAGTTCCAGCCATTGCTCCCAGTCTCCCAGGCACCTCAACCCATCAGCAGCAGTTGCTcatgcagcagcaacaaatggGACAGGCACAAGGTCAAGGGCAGGGTCAAGGTCCTTTCAACCCTGCCGGTGGAGGAGGAGTCGGTCCCAGTGACTTCAGCAGCCTGCCCAGGGTTAATGTGCCTCTCTATGCCACTTAG
- the LOC128259590 gene encoding odorant receptor 63a, whose amino-acid sequence MPTSKATPPDSLYKCSINKISPRLDDMYSPQEAAELKKRNYRSIREMIRIAYTVGFNLMDPSRCGQVFRIWTIVLSLSSLASLYGHWQMLARNIHDIPRIVETVSTAFQFLSSIAKMWYFLFAHRQIYDLLRRARCHDLLQKCELFERMSDLPVIKTIREKVESTMDRYWANTRRQLLVYLYCCICITTNYFINSLATTLYRHFTRPKGSYEIVLPLPSLYPGWAEKGLEFPYYYIQMYLETCSLYICGMSAISFDGVFIVLCLHSVGLIKSLNQMIDYSTSELVPPERRVEYLRWCIYQYQRVANFAEEINDCFRQVTFSQFLLSLFGFGLALFQMSVGFGSNSSIILFRMTLYLIAGGYQIVVYCYNGQRFTTASEQIGRAFYEVQWYGESREFRQLIRMVLMRTNRGFRLDVSWFMQMSLPTLMAMVRTSGQYFLLLQNVNQK is encoded by the exons ATGCCAACCTCGAAAGCCACGCCCCCTGATAGTCTCTATAAATGCTCGATTAACAAAATTAGTCCTCGATTAGACGACATGTACTCACCACAAGAGGCGGCTGAGCTTAAAAAACGGAATTATCGCAGCATCAGGGAGATGATCCGAATCGCCTACACGGTGGGCTTTAATCTCATGGATCCCTCTCGCTGTGGTCAGGTATTCAGAAT CTGGACTATTGTTCTCAGCCTGAGTAGCCTGGCTTCGCTTTACGGCCACTGGCAGATGTTGGCTAGGAATATTCATGACATACCGCGCATCGTCGAG ACAGTTAGCACTGCCTTCCAGTTTCTCTCTTCAATAGCGAAGATGTGGTATTTTCTATTCGCCCATCGTCAGATTTACGATCTATTGAGAAGAGCTCGCTGCCATGATTTGCTGCAAAAGTGCGAACTCTTTGAAAGGATGTCAg ATCTACCTGTGATTAAGACAATCCGAGAGAAGGTGGAGTCCACAATGGATCGATACTGGGCCAACACTCGTAGGCAACTACTTGTCTACTTGTATTGCTGCATTTGCATTACCACAAACTATTTTATCAACTCCCTGGCCACCACTCTCTATCGACACTTCACACGCCCCAAAGGTTCCTACGAAATTGTGTTAC CTCTGCCATCACTCTATCCAGGATGGGCAGAAAAAGGTTTAGAGTTCCCCTATTACTATATACAAATGTATCTGGAGACCTGCTCTCTTTATATCTGCGGCATGA GTGCCATCAGTTTTGATGGAGTTTTCATTGTTTTATGCCTGCATAGTGTGGGACTAATCAAATCACTCAATCAGATGATTGACTATTCCACATCCGAGTTGGTACCACCAGAACGCAGAGTGGAATATCTTAGATGGTGCATCTATCAGTACCAACGGGTTGCAAA CTTTGCAGAAGAGATCAACGATTGTTTTCGGCAAGTCACCTTCTCGCAGTTCCTGCTCAGCCTTTTTGGCTTCGGATTGGCTCTATTCCAGATGAGCGTGGGATTT ggcagcaacagcagcattATTTTGTTCCGGATGACCTTGTACCTGATTGCAGGCGGCTACCAGATAGTCGTGTACTGCTACAATGGCCAGCGATTTACGACGGCT AGCGAGCAGATTGGCAGGGCCTTCTACGAGGTGCAATGGTACGGGGAATCCCGGGAGTTCCGCCAGCTCATCCGCATGGTGCTGATGCGCACGAACCGGGGCTTCAGGCTGGACGTGTCCTGGTTCATGCAAATGTCCCTGCCCACTCTGATGGCG ATGGTCCGGACAAGTGGACAGTACTTCCTGCTGCTGCAGAATGTCAACCAGAAATAG
- the LOC128259595 gene encoding uncharacterized protein LOC128259595 isoform X2 encodes MRLSNFHWIVQVSIIICAIGIEGQPSGMKNRGRFVSSLGGDFEAEANGVRRMERSNSGGLLEADTIASGMGIQAADPSVINTSQMLPNPAAAAPGSAICDFYQPNWQTQQLELQPQQQQQPGCSSSRINQGTPNAYTEQDEIEQRRHELRNLVQHLYVAQARVQLEATEIKKAQSVASSAQSQLEESANHVRSITATLHTAQQEVAASAIRAQIAQLQLAAHDQLLFAARQDVDALSSQMVGLQAAEGIVQPKLTVDLHALLEKLKQPLQQYDRPTAVPAIAPSLPGTSTHQQQLLMQQQQMGQAQGQGQGQGPFNPAGGGGVGPSDFSSLPRVNVPLYAT; translated from the exons ATGCGCCTAAGCAATTTCCATTGGATCG TTCAAGTGTCTATAATTATCTGCGCAATCGGCATAGAAGGGCAACCAAGCGGTATGAAAAATCGCGGAAGGTTCGTTTCTTCACTGGGCGGTGATTTCGAGGCGGAGGCAAATGGAGTTCGGAGAATGGAGCGTTCCAATTCTGGAGGCCTGCTGGAAGCTGATACTATTG CTTCCGGCATGGGAATTCAGGCTGCGGATCCAAGTGTGATAAACACTAGCCAAATGCTTCCGAATCCCGCTGCCGCCGCCCCAGGCTCAGCTATTTGCGACTTCTATCAACCCAACTGGCAGACGCAGCAGTTGGAGCTACagccgcaacagcagcagcagccgggCTGTTCTTCGAGCCGGATCAATCAGGGGACACCCAATGCCTACACCGAACAAGATGAGATCGAGCAGCGGCGCCACGAGCTGCGCAATCTCGTCCAGCATTTGTATGTGGCCCAGGCGAGGGTTCAGCTGGAGGCCACCGAGATTAAGAAGGCGCAGTCGGTGGCCAGTTCGGCGCAGTCGCAGCTGGAGGAGTCTGCCAACCATGTGAGGAGCATTACCGCAACATTGCACACCGCCCAGCAGGAAGTGGCCGCTTCGGCGATTCGGGCCCAGATTGCCCAACTCCAGTTGGCCGCCCACGATCAGCTGTTGTTTGCCGCCCGCCAGGATGTGGATGCGTTGTCCTCCCAAATGGTGGGTCTGCAGGCCGCCGAGGGCATTGTCCAGCCCAAGCTCACAGTGGATCTGCATGCTCTGCTGGAGAAGTTGAAGCAGCCTCTGCAGCAATATGATCGCCCCACCGCAGTTCCAGCCATTGCTCCCAGTCTCCCAGGCACCTCAACCCATCAGCAGCAGTTGCTcatgcagcagcaacaaatggGACAGGCACAAGGTCAAGGGCAGGGTCAAGGTCCTTTCAACCCTGCCGGTGGAGGAGGAGTCGGTCCCAGTGACTTCAGCAGCCTGCCCAGGGTTAATGTGCCTCTCTATGCCACTTAG
- the LOC128259595 gene encoding uncharacterized protein LOC128259595 isoform X1, whose product MRLSNFHWIAVQVSIIICAIGIEGQPSGMKNRGRFVSSLGGDFEAEANGVRRMERSNSGGLLEADTIASGMGIQAADPSVINTSQMLPNPAAAAPGSAICDFYQPNWQTQQLELQPQQQQQPGCSSSRINQGTPNAYTEQDEIEQRRHELRNLVQHLYVAQARVQLEATEIKKAQSVASSAQSQLEESANHVRSITATLHTAQQEVAASAIRAQIAQLQLAAHDQLLFAARQDVDALSSQMVGLQAAEGIVQPKLTVDLHALLEKLKQPLQQYDRPTAVPAIAPSLPGTSTHQQQLLMQQQQMGQAQGQGQGQGPFNPAGGGGVGPSDFSSLPRVNVPLYAT is encoded by the exons ATGCGCCTAAGCAATTTCCATTGGATCG CAGTTCAAGTGTCTATAATTATCTGCGCAATCGGCATAGAAGGGCAACCAAGCGGTATGAAAAATCGCGGAAGGTTCGTTTCTTCACTGGGCGGTGATTTCGAGGCGGAGGCAAATGGAGTTCGGAGAATGGAGCGTTCCAATTCTGGAGGCCTGCTGGAAGCTGATACTATTG CTTCCGGCATGGGAATTCAGGCTGCGGATCCAAGTGTGATAAACACTAGCCAAATGCTTCCGAATCCCGCTGCCGCCGCCCCAGGCTCAGCTATTTGCGACTTCTATCAACCCAACTGGCAGACGCAGCAGTTGGAGCTACagccgcaacagcagcagcagccgggCTGTTCTTCGAGCCGGATCAATCAGGGGACACCCAATGCCTACACCGAACAAGATGAGATCGAGCAGCGGCGCCACGAGCTGCGCAATCTCGTCCAGCATTTGTATGTGGCCCAGGCGAGGGTTCAGCTGGAGGCCACCGAGATTAAGAAGGCGCAGTCGGTGGCCAGTTCGGCGCAGTCGCAGCTGGAGGAGTCTGCCAACCATGTGAGGAGCATTACCGCAACATTGCACACCGCCCAGCAGGAAGTGGCCGCTTCGGCGATTCGGGCCCAGATTGCCCAACTCCAGTTGGCCGCCCACGATCAGCTGTTGTTTGCCGCCCGCCAGGATGTGGATGCGTTGTCCTCCCAAATGGTGGGTCTGCAGGCCGCCGAGGGCATTGTCCAGCCCAAGCTCACAGTGGATCTGCATGCTCTGCTGGAGAAGTTGAAGCAGCCTCTGCAGCAATATGATCGCCCCACCGCAGTTCCAGCCATTGCTCCCAGTCTCCCAGGCACCTCAACCCATCAGCAGCAGTTGCTcatgcagcagcaacaaatggGACAGGCACAAGGTCAAGGGCAGGGTCAAGGTCCTTTCAACCCTGCCGGTGGAGGAGGAGTCGGTCCCAGTGACTTCAGCAGCCTGCCCAGGGTTAATGTGCCTCTCTATGCCACTTAG